From a single Lacerta agilis isolate rLacAgi1 chromosome 3, rLacAgi1.pri, whole genome shotgun sequence genomic region:
- the PAIP2 gene encoding polyadenylate-binding protein-interacting protein 2 isoform X1 — protein MMTFLRLKLKGTTMKDPSRRSTSPSIINEDVIMNGHSHEDDNPFAEYMWMENEEEFNRQIEEELWEEEFIERCFQEMLEEEEEHEWFIPARDLPQTMDQIQDQLNDLVISDSSSLEDLVVKSNLNPNAKEFVPGVKY, from the exons ATGATGACATTTCTAAG gctTAAGCTCAAAGGCACAACCATGAAAGACCCAAGTCGCAGGAGTACTAGTCCAAGCATTATCAATGAAGATGTGATCATGAATGGTCACTCTCATGAAGATGATAATCCATTTGCTGAGTACATGTGGATGGAAAACGAGGAGGAGTTCAACAGGCAG ATTGAAGAGGAATTGTGGGAAGAAGAATTTATAGAACGTTGCTTCCAAGAaatgctggaagaggaggaagaacacGAGTGGTTTATTCCAGCCAGAGATCTCCCGCAAACGATGGATCAAATTCAGGACCAGCTCAATGATCTTGTTATCAGTGACAGTTCGTCACTGGAAGATCTGGTG gtCAAGAGTAATCTGAATCCAAATGCAAAGGAGTTTGTTCCTGGGGTGAAGTACTAA
- the PAIP2 gene encoding polyadenylate-binding protein-interacting protein 2 isoform X2, protein MKDPSRRSTSPSIINEDVIMNGHSHEDDNPFAEYMWMENEEEFNRQIEEELWEEEFIERCFQEMLEEEEEHEWFIPARDLPQTMDQIQDQLNDLVISDSSSLEDLVVKSNLNPNAKEFVPGVKY, encoded by the exons ATGAAAGACCCAAGTCGCAGGAGTACTAGTCCAAGCATTATCAATGAAGATGTGATCATGAATGGTCACTCTCATGAAGATGATAATCCATTTGCTGAGTACATGTGGATGGAAAACGAGGAGGAGTTCAACAGGCAG ATTGAAGAGGAATTGTGGGAAGAAGAATTTATAGAACGTTGCTTCCAAGAaatgctggaagaggaggaagaacacGAGTGGTTTATTCCAGCCAGAGATCTCCCGCAAACGATGGATCAAATTCAGGACCAGCTCAATGATCTTGTTATCAGTGACAGTTCGTCACTGGAAGATCTGGTG gtCAAGAGTAATCTGAATCCAAATGCAAAGGAGTTTGTTCCTGGGGTGAAGTACTAA